The genomic region ATGTGTGTGCTATGTCCTTGTACTGCTGAAAGAAGGACCAAGCTCGAGAAGAGGTCTTCCTTGCATATTTGTAGGCTATAGCAGTAACAAGAAAGGTTATAGAGTCTATGATCCTTCAACAAGGAAGATATTGGTGAGTAGAGACATCAGATTTGATGAAGAGAGGACTTGGAACTAGGATGGTTCGAATGCATGTCAGCTTGAAGAAGATTCAGCTGAAGGCAACTTGGAACTAGCTGAAAGTGATCCTATCAGTGGCAATGTTGATGATCTTCCTGTGAGATGTACTAGATCCATTGCTGATGTCTATCAGAGATGCAATGTGGCCATTGTGGAGCCTTCTAGCTACGAGGAAGCAGCTAGGGACATGAATTGGAAGAGAGCTATGGAGGCAGAATTGGACATGATTCAAAAGAATCAGACTTGGGATTTGGTTAAGAGGCCAGAAAAGAAGAAGGTTATTGGTGTTCGATGGGTCTTTAGAGCAAAGTTCAATGTTGATGGGTCATTGAACAAGCACAAGGCAAGGCTGGTGGTCAAAGGGTATAGTCAGCAGTATGGAATCGATTTTGAAGAAACCTTTGCCCCAGTAGCAAGACTTGACACCATCAAGCTTCTGCTTTCTTTAGCTGCACAGAAGCAATGGAGGATCCATCAATTGGATGTTAAGTCAGCTTTCTTGAATGGTTATCTCAAGGAAGAGATTTATGTTGAGCAACCTGATGGCTTTCAAGTTCAAGGACATGAAGATAAGGTGTATAGGCTTAAGAAAGCCTTGTATGGGCTGAAGCAGGCACCTAGAACCTGGTATGATAGGATTGATACTTACCTGTCGAGGCTCGGGTTCGAGAAAAGCTTGAGTGAGCCTACCCTCTTTGtgaagaagttaaaggaggagacaTTGCTAATTGTCTCGATTTATGTTGATGACTTGCTAGTGACTGGAAGCAAGGATGTCATTATTGATGAGTTTAAAGCACAGATGCAAGAAGCATTCGACATGACCGACTTGGGAACTATGACTTACTTCCTTGGGATGGAAGTAAACCAATCCGATCGAGGATTTTCATCATCGACAAGCATTTGCCTTGAAGATTCTAGATAAATTTGGCATGCAAAATTGTAAGCCCGTGAGCACTCCTATGGCTCAAAGTGAGAAGTCATCAAGCATTAGTGATTATAAAAGGTTGATGAAAGGGAGTATAGGAGCGTAATTGGTCATTTACTCTATTTGACAAAGAACTAGACCAGACTTGATGCATGCAGTCAGTTTATTGGCTAGATTCATGCATTGCTCGAATATGGTGCATTTCAAAGCTGCTAAAAGAGTGTTGAGATACATCAAGGGAACCTTGAGGCTTGGTGTATTGTTTAAgaaagaaaaacagttgaagtTAGTTGGTTATTCGGATAGTGATTGGGCTGGCTGCATCGATGACATAAGGAGCACGTCGGGGTACTTTTATACCCTTGGCTCAAGTGTGTTCTGTTGGAGTTCGAAGAAGCAACAGACTGTTGCTCAATCAACTGCAGAAGCAGAGTATATAGCAGCAGCAGCTAGtaaatcaagccatttggcttagGAAGTTGCTATGTGATCTAAATGAAGAGCAACTTGATGCTACTGAGATCTTGGTTGACAACCAATCGGCAGTTGCAATAGCCAAGAATCCGGTCTTTCATGGAAAGACCAAGCATTTCAAAATCAAGTTCCATTTTATTCGAGAAGCTGAGCAATCCAGAGAAGTTAGCTTAGTGCATTCTTTGTTCAAAGGATCGGTTATTGACATTTTGACAAAGCCACTTGGTACTGTCGATTTGAAGCTTTAAGAAATCTATTGGTGTTTGTTGCATACgatccaaggaggagtgttgagaTTTGGCCTGCATTGCAACAAAGAACCAGCAAGAAGATCGAAAGCAAGTCGCACTTGAAGCGAAATTGGTGGCGCACTAATTCATTCATTTTGACTATTTTGTTTCAATGTAACTTAGTTTAGTTACTTTGCAACTTGTTGCCAAAGTTAGTAGGATTTGTTTTTTGATTTGAAGTTGATGTAGTAGCTGATATGTCAGCTTACTTGTGTTTGTAATTCAATCTTGTATTAGTAGATTAGTGGGAGTAGTTAGCTCATTAGGTAATAGTCATTTTGACTTATAAACTTTgtattttagttctcaaaaaataaatgaagaatgcTGCTGATTTTATCATCCAAGTGTGTGCTCAAGTTCACTCTCTCTTGCTCTCGGTTTCATTTTTGTTCTTAAGCAAATTTATAGTTGTTTGTATATTGTTGCTGCTAACTTTGTTCTAACAGACACTATAAAATATGTTTTACTACAAAAGATACAAGTGGAAAATTACAAATAGAAATGAGGAAGAAGGAGATCAATAGGGTATAAAAGATAACGTTCCTTTATTTTTAACTGCTTtgtgaaaaattgaaaaaaaagatgGTTCTTGATCTTGCACAAATATAGCAAAAAAGAAGTACGTAGTCAATAACTTATAAATGATGAGATCACCTAGAATTCATATATCTTAACTATATGAAGCTTCATATTGATCCTTCAATAGATCAATCCTCGAATTTTAATTTCAGATACATTCTCACAATAGGCATTTGTAAGGAACATGGGACAGAAATTGTTATCGATAGCCTGGACCATAACAGATTCAATGAACTATATAACCTTTTCTTATCTAGCTTCTAATAGTGATGAACTTATTTCATTTCTTGAAGATGATCCGTCGTTTCCAGGTGAAGAATTTGCTTCAAAGGGTTTCTTGTGAAATAAGAaaccaagttctttaggcaaaGGCAATTCATTATCACTTCCCAACATTAGAACCACGGATGCCGTGCTCGGTCTCTCCTCAGGATACAGTTGTATACAGAAAAGGCTAATGTGCATGCATCGTAACAACTTGGATAGATCTCCGGTCTCTACTAAGAATCCATCAGCAAGATCCAAAAGCTTGCCCTTTTTCCATAACCTCCATGCCTGAGAGCAAATTCAAACCATTTAACATTTGTAGTTTAAGTGGCAACATATTTATAATAGTATTTGTAGATGTTTACATGTTCAATAAGGTTTCCGCTTTGATTTGAATGATAAAATCCCCTATTCTTTCTTCCACTTATAATCTCCAACAATAATATCCCAAAGCTAAAAACATCAGACTTTGCAGAAAACAGCCCATCGATAGCATATTCTGGTGCCATATAACCACTGCAAAACATTGCCAGACAAAAAAATGAAGTTTTTTACGGGGACTTATGGATCAAATAGTATGGCGATGGCTTAATAGTACACTTACTAAGTTCCGACTACTCTATTGGTATTGGCTTCTATTTGATCTCCTCCAAAAGTTCTTGCCATGCCAAAATCCGAAATTTTTGGGTTCATCTCACTATCAAGTAGAACATTACTAGCTTTAAGATCTCTATGGATAATCCTCAACCTTGAGTCTTGATGAAGGTAGAGTAGTCCCCTAGCAACCCCGCAGATAATCCGGAAACGCTTAGACCAAGTTAAAACTGTGCATCTCGTTTCATCTAGAAAGTAGGCATTCATATTAGTCCTGCAACTCATTTGATCATTGAAAAAGCAAAAGTGATAACATTGAGAGGTTTCGAATGATTTTCATACCAAAAATGAATTTGTCAAGGCTTCCATTAGGCATGTATTCGTAAACCAGCATTCTCTCATCTCCATGAATGCAACAACCAAGAAGCCTTACAAGATTCCGATGCTGAAGTTTGGCGATCAACTTTACTTCGTTCTTAAACTCGTTGGGTCCTTGTCCGGAACTCTTTGAAAGTCTCTTCACTGCAATGTCCTGTCCATTTGCTAGTGTCCCCTGGAATATTTTACAACACTGTTATGAGCTTCCGATACAATAAATACTTAAAAGATCACTATGCTAAACTACAGCAAGTTTTACCTTATAAACAGGACCAAAACCTCCTTGACCTAGCTTGTTCATAAATGAAAAAGAATCAGTAGCTTGAGCTATCGTACCAAACTCGAATACTGCAACATCCATATCTTCATTCTCGTCTTCATCCTCTCCATCATATAGATTATTGTCTTCCACTTCATCTGTAAACAGTATAAAACATTGACTAGAATTCTTTTCTATATTGATTGATCCCAAGCACTTGGTTTATACACTATCGGGCTCTGTGTTTCTTTAAGTCATATAAAAAGTTCAAAACCACCTAATTGTGAATTGGCTTTTGAAGGTTacaaattttaagaaatttaagtaaaaagggaaaaaaaaatccACAATACTGTTCAGTTTCTTTAAAAAAATGTAAGGCAGAGATTAGGATTTTCTATCATGAACAACTTTTAATTATTCGATTTTCTTAAAGTATTAATGTCTGGCATGTTCTATAACATGAGTATTGAACAGGATATGATCCTCTAACTATCCTTCAAATAcattaaacaaaaattttaaaaatcaatataCTCTGTGTTAGGCGCATACATACTTGTATCCAATTGAGACTCAAGTTCGAGTGCAAAATGATTGTGGTATTTGTAGCAAAAAATAAAACGAGCATAAttagttttaccttttaactttcTCCTGCTTCTGCGTAAGTGATAAACGAGTAAAAGAAACCCCAAAAGCACCACAATTACTATCGCGAGTATGATGGCAAGCTTCACCTTagccattttctttctttctgccATTATCAATATGATGAAGAAGCACAAATATTAATTACTATTTATAAGACAAAAACACCAAAAAACATTATCACAAGATGTAAAAACAACATGTAGTTTTATAAAGCAGTACCTGCTTCTGAAGCAGACACTCTGATGTAAAGATCCTGACCATCTGATTGATATTTGATATCAAGTAAATCATCGAACCACATGACGCATCCACTACCTCCTTTTGTAACAAATAAATTAGTGAAGGCCATGCAAGAACAGTTCCTCAAGCACTTAGCCCTACATTCCTTGAGATTTATAGTTTTATTAACCCAAGAATTTGCGGAGTCCGGGGTTTTCATCCTCCCAATTCTGATAAACCCATCTCCACTCTGGCAGTTCAATGGCTTACTGTGTATGCACCCGTCTGACCAATCCGATGAGTTCCATCTCTCGAACCATTTCGGCCTGAACCCTGTCAAACATTGACAAGCCGGGAGCTCATCAGCACAGTTCCCATTTGGACCACAAAGTCCATATTTGTCACAGTTTCCATCTGGCTGGACTGCAAATAACTTCCATGTTTGAGTTTCTGGGCTCCATATATACCTTTGTCTTTGACTTTGGGTTTGGTTCAAAACTAACCTATACATCACTGATTTGTCTTTGAGGGAAAAAACATAGTAAACCTCACTTTCGTTCCAGATAAAATCATAATCAAAGATGGGATTCGACCTGTAGTTTGGTGCCTCGCTAAATCCGTTGCCATTCCATAACCCACTGCGAAAATACTTTTCTAAGCCCTTCCTTAGCACCAGCTCTGGATTTCCTTTGAGTTCTATACCATATGTAAGATCACTTGGAGATGGATCATCCCAGTTCTTCCAGGCTGTTAGTCTTCGATGGAAACCAGTTCTTAAATCAATACCAATTTTCATCTCTGGTAACATTGTATCTGATGGGTAATCAAAACTTTGCCATATGTAGTTCTCTGGATTACTATCCTTTCCATCTTTGACAACGAGATTACCAGAATCCAGGAGCTGCAATATTGGATTCTGAACTCTTGCTGTCGAATTAGTCGACCATACAACTGTTGTGTTCTGAACTTGAATCAGGATTTTGCCACTACTTTCTATCTTCAACATGCCAGTGGAATTGTTTATTGGATTTCTCCTGTTTGCAACCCAAACAACAGTTTGCATGGGGATATTTTTGTACCAGATTCCCAGGTAGCGGTTCTCAGAACTGCCAGGAGTGAAGAAACCCAATTCAAACCTTCCATTTCTGGAGACTAAGGTCATGCCATCAGCGAGTAACTCTGATGGAGAAAGGGTGTCGATTGCAGTTGAAACTTTTGAGAAGATGATAAGGAAACAACAAGCACTGTAAAAATGGAAATTCATTTCCATGGATGTCTAGCCTGATAGCACATTGCTTGCAAAATTTAAGTATTGGTTCAATTTGATTGAACATTCTAAACACATGAATTGACTATTTAATGCAAGTATTGAAGAAATGACCTCAGGCATAGGGTATCCAATGATCAGTAGTAATTAAAACTTTGGAAGTCTTCTCCAATACAGACCAGTAGCAGTGGAAAAATGTTTAgatttttttgatgaattttatatatataatattattaaatattattatgtttCTATTTTCATCATCCAATTACAAAAAATTTTGATTTCATCACTAATTAATTGTTTTCGATATTTTGTTAAATGACTAACAAGGAAAAATGACGTGGCCTTTTTCAATTGAGATAATGACGTGGGCTATTTTGTGGAATTTGATTATGTTCACCTAAAGACACGTTGTCAACCGCGTGTCCAACATTTTATTATGACTAACGCAAATCGTAGGTTTTGACGCCTCTCGATTGATGAAGCCTGCGCTATTTTTCGTGACTGGCCGACAGAAAAGTAAATTTGGCGTATTTTCCTTGGTGGTGAAGCGAGCATGACTTTCTTATCTAGTGATCATGCTGCATGGTTTCAGCTAAAGTTGTGCATGTTGGAGCGTAGGAAGCTAGGAATTTGGAAATGGGCTTACTTGTTTTCATTTGTTTGCTAGCGTATTTGGAACTGGCGGAATGAGTACTGTTTTTCTAGTAAGCTATCGAGTCTTGAAAATAAGCTTGTTGGTCTTTATGGGAGCTACATGACCGGGATCTTGTTGCTGCCGATTGTAGGCCTAAATATGGTCCGAGAGTTAGAGTGCTGCTTGGCTAGGAGGTGCCGAATACTCCGTTTGTGAAGCTGAACGTTAATGGTAGATGTTGAAGGTCAGATGCAGTTGCAGGAGTTGGTGGAGTTTGTTGGCGATTTGGAAGAGTAGAGGAAGAAAACAGAGAACACAGAACAATGAAGCAAAATGTAAGAAATATTTTTACTTGCTCTCAAATGTGCAGCAAGGGAGCTTATGGCTTTTAGCTCATTTTGCTCAATTTTTCAATCAGAAAAATAATACAtttataaccaaatacatcaccaaatacTATCTACTTCCACTAATCATACATTAAAACAAGTAAAACTTAGCTTGCTCACAAGCTGGTTATGTCAATAGcacctaaaaacatcaaaataataccaacttagttcattttcaactaactTAACAAAGTAACTAAACAACAACCTTGCT from Gossypium arboreum isolate Shixiya-1 chromosome 1, ASM2569848v2, whole genome shotgun sequence harbors:
- the LOC108481886 gene encoding G-type lectin S-receptor-like serine/threonine-protein kinase At4g27290, which translates into the protein MEMNFHFYSACCFLIIFSKVSTAIDTLSPSELLADGMTLVSRNGRFELGFFTPGSSENRYLGIWYKNIPMQTVVWVANRRNPINNSTGMLKIESSGKILIQVQNTTVVWSTNSTARVQNPILQLLDSGNLVVKDGKDSNPENYIWQSFDYPSDTMLPEMKIGIDLRTGFHRRLTAWKNWDDPSPSDLTYGIELKGNPELVLRKGLEKYFRSGLWNGNGFSEAPNYRSNPIFDYDFIWNESEVYYVFSLKDKSVMYRLVLNQTQSQRQRYIWSPETQTWKLFAVQPDGNCDKYGLCGPNGNCADELPACQCLTGFRPKWFERWNSSDWSDGCIHSKPLNCQSGDGFIRIGRMKTPDSANSWVNKTINLKECRAKCLRNCSCMAFTNLFVTKGGSGCVMWFDDLLDIKYQSDGQDLYIRVSASEAERKKMAKVKLAIILAIVIVVLLGFLLLVYHLRRSRRKLKDEVEDNNLYDGEDEDENEDMDVAVFEFGTIAQATDSFSFMNKLGQGGFGPVYKGTLANGQDIAVKRLSKSSGQGPNEFKNEVKLIAKLQHRNLVRLLGCCIHGDERMLVYEYMPNGSLDKFIFDETRCTVLTWSKRFRIICGVARGLLYLHQDSRLRIIHRDLKASNVLLDSEMNPKISDFGMARTFGGDQIEANTNRVVGTYGYMAPEYAIDGLFSAKSDVFSFGILLLEIISGRKNRGFYHSNQSGNLIEHAWRLWKKGKLLDLADGFLVETGDLSKLLRCMHISLFCIQLYPEERPSTASVVLMLGSDNELPLPKELGFLFHKKPFEANSSPGNDGSSSRNEISSSLLEAR